GCAGAGGGTCTTCGTCGGTTAAATCCTTTTGTGCGACAACAATGATGAGCCTGTCCTTGGATAATGATTTTTCTACAGCATTTATAGACATATCCCTGCCGACAAAGAGCGGCAATATTACCGAAGGATACATGACCATGTCTCTCACGGGGAGGAGGGGGATCGTATCGGGTATCTTGATTGTTTCACTTTCCATCATATTATTTTGAAGCCTCCGTTTTTATGATTTAAAAAATACCTTGAATGCTCTGAATGTCTCGTAAATATCGAGTTTGTTTGAAATTTCAAAGGGAGAATGCATGGCAAGCAATGGCGTGCCGCAGTCAATGATATCCATACCATATACCGCAAGGTGTTTTGCCACTGTTCCGCCGCCTCCTGCATCTATTTTTCCCATCTCACCGGTTTGCCATACGATACCTTCCCGGTCAAAAAGATTCCGTATCTCACCGACATATTCTGCGTTGGCATCGCTGGCGCCAACCTTGCCGCCATGACCGGTAAACTTTGAAATACATATGCCGCGCCCCAGGTAACAGGCATTCTGTTTTTCATGGACATCCTGGTATGTGGGGTTAAGGGCGCCGTTTACATCAGCAGAAAGCGCCTTTGATTTAAAAAGCATCTTCCTGATCAATGCTTCATCGGCTTTTATGCCCATGCCTTCAAGGATATCATAGAGGGTCATCTGGAGAAAGGCCGATTGTATACCGGTGCTGCCTTCAGAGCCGATCTCTTCTTTATCTGCGAATATTGCAAGGCATGGACGCCGGGGGTTATATGTACCGCACATTGCCTCGAGGAGCGCATAAGCGCAGGCCCTGTCATCCTGACCATATGCCCCTATCATGCTTCGGTCAATACCAACATCCTTTGCTTTGAATGCAGGTACAATCTCCAGCTCTGCGCTTATAAAATCTTCCTCTATGATGCCATAACGGTCAATTAAGCACCTAAGAACGCCTCTTTTGATGCTTTCTTTCTCAATGCCGGTGACAGGCATACTCCCGAAGAGGAGCGTCAGCTTTTCACCTTCAATCGCATCGACCATCTTTTTTTCGTCATGTGTTTTTCTTGACAGATGAGGAAGCAGGTCATCTATAACAAAGACAGGATCGCCTTCACCTTCGCCAATGGTAAGTTCAATTTTTCTTCCATCCTTCTTTACAATAATTCCGTGCACGGCAAGAGGGATTGCTACCCATTGATATTTTTTTATACCGCCGTAATAATGGGTACGCAAAAGCGCAAGATCAACGTCTTCATAGAGGGGATTCTGTTTAAGGTCGAGTCTTGGTGCATCTATGTGGGCAGCGATAATGTTCAGACCGTCAGCAGGCTG
The sequence above is a segment of the Pseudomonadota bacterium genome. Coding sequences within it:
- a CDS encoding aminopeptidase gives rise to the protein MEKQSGWIKKTKEEIKKIFLFCEGYKDFLDIVKTEREAVNIIEKHLVENGFINDPGQIRTFSINRGKAAAAFIRGETQPADGLNIIAAHIDAPRLDLKQNPLYEDVDLALLRTHYYGGIKKYQWVAIPLAVHGIIVKKDGRKIELTIGEGEGDPVFVIDDLLPHLSRKTHDEKKMVDAIEGEKLTLLFGSMPVTGIEKESIKRGVLRCLIDRYGIIEEDFISAELEIVPAFKAKDVGIDRSMIGAYGQDDRACAYALLEAMCGTYNPRRPCLAIFADKEEIGSEGSTGIQSAFLQMTLYDILEGMGIKADEALIRKMLFKSKALSADVNGALNPTYQDVHEKQNACYLGRGICISKFTGHGGKVGASDANAEYVGEIRNLFDREGIVWQTGEMGKIDAGGGGTVAKHLAVYGMDIIDCGTPLLAMHSPFEISNKLDIYETFRAFKVFFKS